A genome region from Cucurbita pepo subsp. pepo cultivar mu-cu-16 chromosome LG02, ASM280686v2, whole genome shotgun sequence includes the following:
- the LOC111789268 gene encoding uncharacterized protein LOC111789268, with amino-acid sequence MKRLYCLLLQWSLTEPLGLSRNEAALVKLNKEIGQSGSCKSFRDLCDLADFLFKELDRRFKRVFYDLITISFSISPEHARKDNDLWNSIKEFMLLLRSCLVILTLVAFEQNVVLEKVGVLLSVLRKLLYLITSGKEEKESISLEKYFLHECRITEPDCTTFVSEDFVASLCILEPSDPCHPFICAVLEVFVDELLMHESLREYFMLVDSTSSTTKMVFMHNLVHGGIGTVLEVISAHFILSVSDEQAFHNFLNRLYWAQYEDLRVPELSLTTALSLLLNPVILSAPKLFQAHFISLVSEVVGIGVFVKSPNPDHRLMDRYLVAFERAIMMYNRHMSNSYLKDAPLNSNGCFSNSSVPWSSGQQPFESYIQQVRREKVDNLISKYENTCLFFREKSELLALASSYVEENQHIFDEQHKDDFLSILHCIVLGASQVDVDTKIYKTRNASHYDIFLLASILKLMSSSLLPAVWCLRHHGNSGGLKTLRDVSSRTEYGFISSIISCFEEFDVSLPNQNLISKVMKSHPERHKNSKWMFLHFTGLLALSFSRGFDFLVKDCVLAIMTTLNLFVFEEGDLDALSLLGGSENAKEGLIDLKSSETVAVEFQKIQTFQMRTDSLKSCHRRMHDDLGQSMETAPIHNTCGKECDIGIEEAEETCSGEIFLKCLLADPKGSSSYDDITDFVECKRGKNYMQWMKNRQRYRKWKSQKLAVLRWKKKKRIWKCMKTKNS; translated from the exons ATGAAACGTTTGTACTGCCTCCTGCTTCAGTGGTCTTTAACTGAACCGTTGGGTTTGTCTAGAAATGAAGCCGCATTGGTTAagttgaacaaagaaattggtCAGTCTGGAAGCTGTAAAAGTTTCCGGGATTTATGTGATCTGGCAGATTTTTTGTTCAAAGAACTTGATCGGAGATTTAAGCGAGTTTTCTATGACTTGATAACTATTTCTTTCAGCATTTCTCCTGAACATGCTCGTAAAGATAATGATTTGTGGAACTCCATTAAAGAGTTTATGTTGCTTTTGAGAAGTTGTTTGGTTATCTTGACTCTGGTTGCTTTCGAACAAAATGTTGTACTGGAAAAGGTCGGTGTTCTTCTTTCAGTACTCAGGAAATTGCTGTATTTGATTACAAGTGGAAAGGAGGAGAAAGAGTCTATCAGCTTGGAGAAGTATTTTTTACATGAATGCAGAATCACTGAACCTGATTGTACTACCTTTGTCTCTGAGGATTTTGTTGCTTCCTTGTGTATTTTAGAACCTTCTGATCCATGCCATCCATTCATATGTGCAGTCCTTGAG GTATTTGTGGATGAGCTTCTAATGCATGAATCATTGAGAGAATACTTTATGCTGGTGGATTCTACATCTTCTACTACTAAAATGGTATTTATGCACAACTTAGTACATGGTGGAATTGGGACAGTGCTGGAGGTGATTTCTGCTCATTTCATCCTGTCAGTTTCTGATGAGCAGGCATTTCATAATTTCCTCAATAGACTATATTGGGCACAGTATGAGGATTTAAGAGTTCCTGAATTAAGCCTGACCACGGCCTTATCATTACTTCTAAATCCTGTCATTCTCTCTGCACCAAAATTGTTCCAGGCTCATTTTATTTCACTGGTTTCTGAAGTCGTTGGCATCGGTGTTTTCGTGAAATCCCCAAACCCAGATCATAGGCTTATGGATCGGTACCTTGTAGCATTTGAAAGGGCAATCATGATGTATAATAGACATATGTCTAATTCATATCTGAAAGATGCCCCGTTGAATTCCAATGGCTGTTTTTCCAACTCAAGTGTGCCTTGGAGTAGTGGTCAGCAACCTTTTGAATCTTATATTCAACAGGTTCGGAGAGAAAAGGTTGACAATCTTATTTCCAAGTATGAAAACACTTGTTTATTTTTCAGGGAAAAATCAGAGCTCCTAGCCTTAGCGAGTTCATATGTGGAGGAGAACCAACATATTTTTGATGAACAACATAAAGATGATTTTTTATCAATCCTACATTGTATAGTTCTGGGGGCTTCTCAGGTTGATGTTGACACTAAAATTTACAAGACTCGGAACGCAAGCCActatgatatttttcttcttgcttCTATATTGAAGTTGATGAGTTCATCATTGTTGCCTGCTGTTTGGTGTCTAAGGCACCATGGAAACTCTGGTGGCCTTAAAACCTTACGAGATGTTTCATCACGTACAGAGTATGGTTTTATCTCGAGTATCATTAGCTGTTTTGAGGAATTTGATGTTTCCTTACCAAATCAGAATCTCATATCTAAAGTGATGAAATCTCATCCAGAGAGGCATAAGAATTCCAAGTGGATGTTCCTCCATTTTACCGGGCTACTGGCATTAAGCTTTTCTAGAGGGTTCGACTTCTTAGTAAAAGACTGTGTACTTGCAATTATGACAAcattgaatttgtttgtttttgaagAGGGAGATTTAGATGCATTATCATTATTAGGTGGCTCTGAGAACGCTAAAGAG GGTTTGATAGACCTAAAATCTAGTGAAACAGTTGCAGTGGAGTTTCAAAAGATTCAGACATTTCAAATGAG AACGGATTCTCTCAAAAGCTGCCATCGAAGAATGCATGATGATTTGGGACAATCCATGGAAACTGCTCCCATCCATAATACTTGTGGAAAGGAGTGTGATATTGGCATAGAGGAAGCGGAAGAAACTTGCAGCGGGGAGATATTTCTCAAGTGTTTGCTAGCAGACCCCAAAGGCTCTTCATCTTATGATGATATAACAGACTTTGTGGAGTGCAAACGTGGGAAAAATTATATGCAGTGGATGAAGAATAGACAAAGATATCGAAAATGGAAATCACAGAAATTGGCCGTATTGagatggaagaaaaagaaaaggatttgGAAAtgtatgaaaacaaaaaatagctGA
- the LOC111788577 gene encoding fanconi-associated nuclease 1 homolog, with protein sequence MLRGRESLVRLVGKRRRFLPNRLSLLSSPVENTLNLCSDEDCKPLPVVRTPDAHKDGDTETSSSGKYVTCPVCSSRVNGEDSIINSHLDACLSRGTKRKLTQSSLLQLNFYSRPKVQHHSHVLKFEKNESSVSPDDGPVDIVHRLPKDASYNENDKIKCGSLEECAMQPQRDCLLDTLNNSERTNGATEIYSPMNKGATSGMVTTTKDDLSGMILETFIVGRKFSDENELNLGASISLERDPTNVKDPNAIKVISEDSGCCKTLGFLPRELAKFLSPLIGKYCLSFKGFVTTAPRSSVDVVPIEVMCDNINLLDEKNCDVEFKNLWTSIQQAIDSMKNFTPNALKYQKNFSLLIQEVLQGYSHLLSDEENHFLDVFNSLSDDSQRLFIRLYMRKGPWFRMSSTSYKEVLDSKQAVKELSEAGYLCCFDTNDADNTDMIQILNLLTVSELREVMSMLKKNCSSSMRKDDLVASLLPPYKDGLCLPLPDLILGSIGICVRISSKAELLIWRAERLFFLNGEQDLSAFLLVDMGIVKYPTYSCIISDQIFLDRNDLLAYEEAIEVAQLIDEALDEKDNKMVLRCVSVANSRVKPNQCTTSESVPFFSFFTASWIYSKVLSLGVSFLERENRYNDAVILLKRLLSCNTPDGRRGYWTLRLSIDLEHLGYPNESLSVAENGLLDPWVRAGSRMALQRRILRLGKPPRRWKTPSFAESIKRKITEVHVQGRPLNRETGMKSRFYGESGDQCSVEQLALEYYNGEGGGWLGVHSESGIWLTIFGLLMWDVIFSDVPNVFRTKFQTAPLDFGTDSFYLLRQNSIESQLLKIQDGMGEEILITSWESHKGTACSGVNWDRHSLAELRAAVTCIGGPCMASLCRHLAQDYRSWSSGMPDLLLWRFNSEYSGEAKLVEVKGPRDRLSEQQRAWLLLLMDCGFITEICKITPMPKSA encoded by the exons ATGttaagaggaagagaaagctTGGTCCGATTGGTAGGGAAACGGAGACGCTTCCTTCCTAATCGTCtttctctcctctcctctccagTCGAG aACACTTTAAATCTCTGCTCTGATGAAGATTGCAAGCCCCTTCCTGTTGTGAGAACTCCGGATGCTCATAAAGATGGGGACACGGAAACCAGTAGCTCTGGGAAATATGTTACTTGCCCAGTTTGCAGCAGCAGAGTAAATGGGGAAGACTCCATTATCAACTCCCATCTGG ATGCATGCTTATCTAGGGGAACGAAGCGGAAATTGACACAGAGCTCTCTTCTTCAATTAAACTTCTATTCCCGACCAAAAGTTCAACATCATTCTCATGTGctgaaatttgagaaaaatgagtCTTCTGTGAGTCCCGATGATGGTCCTGTGGACATTGTCCATAGATTGCCTAAAGATGCGTCCtataatgaaaatgacaaaattaaatgCGGTTCGTTAGAAGAATGTGCAATGCAGCCACAAAGGGACTGTTTACTGGATACCTTAAATAATAGTGAAAGAACTAATGGTGCTACAGAAATTTATTCTCCCATGAATAAAGGAGCTACATCTGGGATGGTTACTACCACCAAGGATGATTTATCTGGGATGATTCTTGAAACTTTTATTGTTGGTCGTAAGTTCAGTGATGAAAATGAGTTAAATCTTGGGGCAAGCATCTCTCTTGAAAGAGATCCCACCAATGTAAAGGATCCCAATGCCATCAAG GTTATTTCTGAAGATTCTGGATGTTGCAAGACGCTTGGATTTCTCCCACGTGAGTTAGCTAAGTTTTTGTCTCCCCTAATTGGGAAGTATTGCCTAAGCTTTAAG GGATTTGTGACAACTGCTCCCAGAAGTTCTGTTGACGTTGTTCCCATAGAGGTCATGTGTGACAACATCAATTTACTTGATGAGAAAAATTGTGATGTTGAGTTCAAAAATTTATGGACAAGCATTCAGCAAGCAATTGATTCAATGAAGAATTTCACACCTAATGCATTGAAATATCAGAAGaacttttctcttttgataCAAGAAGTTTTACAGGGTTACTCCCATTTGTTGTCTGatgaagaaaatcattttCTAG ATGTATTCAATTCACTATCAGATGATAGTCAGAGGCTCTTTATCCGGCTTTATATGCGTAAAG gaCCATGGTTTCGGATGTCTTCTACATCATATAAAGAAGTATTGGATTCTAAACAGGCAGTCAAAGAGCTCTCAG AAGCAGGGTATCTATGTTGCTTTGATACAAATGATGCTGATAACACTGACATGATCcagattttgaatcttctcACTGTCTCTGAGCTCCGTGAAGTCATGTCCATGCTTAAGAAG AATTGCAGTAGCAGCATGAGAAAGGATGATCTTGTTGCCTCTCTTTTGCCCCCCTACAAAGATGGACTGTG TCTACCACTTCCAGATCTAATTTTGGGCTCAATTGGCATCTGCGTTAGGATATCCTCTAAAGCTGAATTGCTTATCTGGCGTGCTGAG AGGCTTTTCTTCCTCAATGGAGAGCAGGATTTGTCAGCCTTTCTGCTTGTTGATATGGGAATAGTCAAGTATCCAACTTACAGCTGCATAATTTCAGACCAGATTTTCTTGGATCGAAATGATTTGCTTGCTTATGAAGAG GCCATTGAAGTTGCACAACTAATTGATGAAGCTCTTGACGAGAAGGACAACAAAATGGTTTTAAGATGTGTATCAGTTGCTAACTCGCGTGTGAAGCCAAATCAGTGTACTACCTCTGAATCAGTTCcattcttttcattctttacAGCATCATGGATCTATTCAAAAGTATTGTCTCTTGGAGTTTCCTTTCTTGAGCGTGAGAATAG GTACAATGATGCAGTAATACTACTTAAGCGATTGCTAAGTTGTAACACTCCTGATGGAAGAAGAGGatattggaccttgaggttgTCAATTGATTTGGAGCATTTGGGCTATCCCAACGAGAGTCTGTCAGTAGCTGAAAATGGATTGTTAGATCCATGGGTTCGAGCTGGTTCAAGAATGGCATTGCAAAGGCGCATCCTTCGCTTAGGAAAACCACCACGTCGGTGGAAAACCCCTAGTTTTGCTGAGTCTATAAAGAGGAAAATCACCGAG GTACACGTTCAAGGGCGACCATTGAACCGTGAAACAGGTATGAAGAGCAGGTTTTATGGAGAAAGTGGGGATCAATGTTCAGTTGAGCAGCTTGCACTCGAGTATTATAATGGGGAGGGAGGTGGATGGCTAGGTGTTCATTCAGAAAGTGGCATTTGGTTAACCATTTTTGGGCTTCTCATGTGGGATGTCATATTTTCCGATGTCCCAAATGTTTTTCGTACAAAATTTCAG ACTGCTCCCCTGGATTTTGGAACAGatagcttttatttattgagaCAGAATAGTATAGAGTCCCAACTACTGAAAATTCAAGATGGCATGGGCGAAGAGATCCTCATTACGTCGTGGGAATCACACAAGGGAACAGCCTGTAGCGGAGTTAACTGGGACCGACACTCACTAGCCGAGCTTCGGGCAGCTGTGACATGCATTGGTGGCCCTTGTATGGCTTCACTCTGTCGGCATCTTGCGCAAGATTATCGAAGTTGGTCGAGTGGAATGCCAGATTTGTTGCTATGGCGCTTTAACAGTGAATACAGTGGTGAAGCTAAACTTGTTGAAGTAAAGGGTCCCAGAGACAGACTGTCTGAACAGCAGAGGGCATGGCTTTTGCTTCTAATGGATTGTGGCTTCATTACAGAGATCTGCAAAATCACCCCCATGCCTAAATCAGCTTAA